From a region of the Nonlabens sp. Hel1_33_55 genome:
- a CDS encoding glycosyltransferase family 9 protein: protein MKPQRLLTIRLSAMGDVAMTVPVLLALRRLYPEVEVISLSRKRFFSIIQQVPDIELVEADVNGAHKGVLGLTRLAKELSKHQPDAVADFHNVLRTKILRALIRKPIKAVIDKGRADKKKLVSDPEFFQPLKSIIGRYQDVLDKLQLPVELNPTDVLPQLSIPEKVHSLVGDHNYKWIGIAPFAAHKSKSLSLNKAKELVSKLLEIGNIKLVLFGGGATECKKLEIVAGTHSNVFNLAGFMSFEEELAMISNLDAMIAVDTGNGHLAAMYGVPVITLWGNTHPYAGFTPFSQPNENQITVDREQFPLIPTSIYGNKVPAGYEDVLDTIDCALVVARLKEILS from the coding sequence ATGAAGCCACAGCGACTATTGACGATACGTTTAAGCGCTATGGGCGACGTGGCAATGACCGTTCCCGTGCTCCTGGCTTTACGCAGATTGTATCCAGAGGTTGAAGTGATATCGCTTTCGCGAAAGCGGTTTTTCTCCATCATACAGCAAGTACCAGACATCGAGCTAGTAGAAGCAGATGTTAACGGCGCGCACAAAGGCGTTTTAGGATTAACAAGACTTGCCAAAGAACTTAGCAAGCACCAACCAGATGCCGTTGCCGATTTCCATAACGTGCTGCGTACCAAAATACTACGTGCATTGATTCGGAAACCTATCAAAGCCGTCATCGATAAAGGCCGCGCCGATAAAAAGAAATTAGTCAGCGATCCTGAATTTTTCCAGCCGCTCAAGTCGATCATAGGACGTTATCAAGATGTTCTTGATAAGTTGCAATTACCGGTTGAATTGAATCCTACTGATGTATTGCCACAATTAAGTATTCCAGAAAAAGTACATAGCCTAGTGGGCGACCACAATTATAAATGGATTGGCATAGCGCCATTTGCGGCTCACAAATCTAAATCTTTATCGCTCAACAAAGCTAAAGAGCTAGTTAGTAAACTGCTGGAAATAGGTAATATAAAACTAGTTCTCTTTGGTGGTGGCGCTACGGAATGCAAAAAGCTAGAGATTGTTGCCGGCACACATTCCAACGTTTTCAATCTTGCAGGATTTATGAGTTTTGAAGAGGAACTTGCTATGATATCCAACTTAGACGCGATGATTGCTGTAGATACCGGGAATGGTCATCTAGCAGCGATGTATGGTGTGCCCGTAATTACGCTTTGGGGAAACACGCATCCTTATGCTGGATTTACACCCTTTTCACAACCTAATGAGAATCAGATTACCGTTGATCGGGAACAGTTTCCACTAATTCCAACTTCTATTTATGGAAATAAAGTTCCTGCAGGATATGAAGATGTATTGGATACAATTGACTGTGCTCTAGTTGTAGCAAGACTTAAAGAGATTTTAAGTTAA
- a CDS encoding DUF4254 domain-containing protein translates to MFSKKANSIFQEAIDKYHTVNTVDQPFENPYDRSTQLIEHLLYHKCWIDTVQWHYEDIIRDPNIEPVAALTLKRQIDASNQDRTDMVEYIDSYFLEKYKDVNPKDGATINTESPAWAVDRLSILALKIYHMEEEANRSNASDAHKAACQNKLDILLEQRVDLSTALDQLLADIEHGNKYMKVYKQMKMYNDDELNPVLRSRK, encoded by the coding sequence ATGTTCTCCAAAAAAGCCAATTCCATTTTTCAGGAAGCTATTGATAAATATCACACAGTCAACACAGTAGATCAGCCGTTTGAAAACCCGTATGATAGATCCACTCAATTAATCGAGCATTTATTATATCACAAGTGTTGGATTGATACCGTTCAATGGCACTATGAAGACATCATACGTGACCCAAATATTGAGCCCGTAGCTGCACTCACTTTAAAAAGACAGATAGATGCCAGCAATCAGGATCGTACAGATATGGTGGAATATATTGATAGCTATTTTTTGGAAAAGTATAAAGATGTGAATCCTAAAGATGGCGCGACCATCAATACAGAAAGTCCTGCATGGGCCGTAGACCGACTTTCCATTCTTGCACTCAAAATCTACCATATGGAAGAAGAGGCAAATCGTAGTAACGCTAGCGATGCCCACAAAGCAGCTTGCCAGAACAAACTTGATATTCTACTTGAACAGCGTGTCGATCTATCCACAGCATTAGATCAATTATTAGCCGATATTGAACATGGCAATAAGTACATGAAAGTCTACAAGCAAATGAAGATGTACAACGACGATGAACTCAACCCAGTGCTGCGCTCTAGAAAATAA